The DNA sequence CCGATCGCCTGAAACGTACCATTGTCATACACGCCAAATCCAGCGTCAGCACCCATCTCGATGATCACACCCGGCTCGATCACGAGATCAGAAGTGATGTCCAACACACAGCCGTCAGGCACCATGTAATCGACCACTGCGCCTGTATTTTCCAGCGTGCCGCCTGCAAATCCACAATCAAGCATGACCGTATTGTCGTAGGTTCCATTGTCGCGCTTCCAAGTCTGGACATTCCCATTGGCATCTTCCAACACCACAATTTCCAAGGTATTGGCGTCCACTACGGTCATGAGGGCTGGGTAGTACAAACCGTCATCACCCAGTTCTTCATATTCGATGGTGGTGGCGGTGGCGGGGGTAAGGCCTTTCCATTTGATGTCTCCTGCTGAAAAGGGGCTTTGATTTGGGAAAATTACCCGGCCAGAGCTTCCGGATACTTCCACTTTCATGCGGTCATAGGTTGGGGCATTGGATTCGATCCGTACCCAAGTATCGGCGATGGTGGCCAAATCGACTACCTCACCTGGTCCATTCCCTCCATTGCCAAAGCAGCCTGCCAAGAAAAGGCTAGCTACGATGGTGATTTTAAGGATGATTGCGTTTGTTTTCATATCGTAGGAATATCAATGATTCTGGGGATAGGTGAAGCTCCGGTTGAATAGGTAAACCCCTTTCCCAGATTTTTTTTCAGCGCGATCAATGCGCCGATTTGATATTCCCCGACTTCCTCGAAGAACTGCGGATTAGATCAGTGGTATTTGGCGAAAAATATACGGGATAGCTTGTTATTCTGAATCCCAACTTACATATTTCGAAACATTCCGAATGTTCCTTGTCGCAGCCTTCCATGAATCTGTTTTGTGAGCCGATCGCCCAAGCGATTTTCTCCCATTGAACACCTCAAGAGTAACTCAATTATTAACCACTATGATTGGCGGGTATGGTTTTCCATACCCGTTTTTTCATGGGACTCCATTTTCAATCAATTGCGAAATCGGCCTCTCATGACCAGAAAGGCTATTTTTCAGGTCATGGGCGCATATTCTCCAACTCGAATCCTAGAGACGGCCAATAGGTATGGGTGCATATAGTTTGCCTAGCAGATCATTTCATTTCTTGACTTTTTTTAGTCAATTGATAATACCTATTATACTTTGCTTCCCAGCCATTGCTTGACGGTTTTCCGGCCTTTCAATCCTTTGTAGAGAATGGGGACCCAACCGATCAGGGGTAAGAAGAACGCGAGTACAATGGGGTTTTTCCGGACGATCTTCCAAAACCGGAACCACCCTCGAATGATCCCCTTTGGGGGCTCGTCTTCTTTGCGATATAGGCGATCGTATTCGATGAACAAAGCGGGCCATCCAATCGGAGTCCAATACGGGAGGTCGCGCCAATTCTTTCGGGCAGTGCGGAGAAATTCGCCCATTCTGTAGGGGTGCTTGCCATAGACCTGATGGTGATGAGATAGCTCTGCCTGCATGGACGCCTGGATCTCATCACGGATCTGTTTGATCTCCTCGATAGAGACCTCTTCCAACGGTCGATTTCCCACCATTTCATACGGCTTGTAGCGATTGCCTCGAACATAGGTGAGCTTGGCAGGCATGGCATAATAGAAGATCCAAGGCTGTAATAAAAGCAGCAGCGTGTGAGGAGCCATGGGCAAATAGGGAATTCCCACCTTGCTCACTTGACGATTCAGCCACTTGGAAGCATAGGAATAGGGATTGATATACTCCCCATTAATACAGCTGATCCAAACGATATCTGTCCGGTATTTGATGGACATTCGGATCATGGAAGTAGAAAACTTCTGGAGCTGGTATTTTCGGTTGAATCCTTTTCCTATGCCCGGAACGCCTTCGGGATACACCAAGACATTCGTGTCTTCCTGGTTCATCATCATCTCGAAATTGATGCTGGTGGCATCAATGGCTCCCGCACGCTTCCAGAGGCCCGGAATCATGAATGGGTTCATCAAGATGGAGGCAGAAAGCGCTGGTGCCGCCAGCGGCCGGAACAGCTTGCTGAAATCGTAGTCAAATCGATCCAGCATCATCGCGTACAGGATGATGGCATCCCAAGGAAAAGCCATCCCAGAATGATTACAGGCAAAAATCAGCGGAGCCTCTGGACGGTTTCTTTCCGGCATCTCTTCAAACCCCACGAACTTGGGCCGGAAATACGTTCTCAGCGGGCCGACCACCTCCTCATTCAAGTTGCGAAGAAACTTCAGGTCGATCTCATCTTGATAAAGTGCCTTGTAGGTCTGCACGGCATGGAACACTTCTTCCGGATTCATCTCACGGAAGGGTTTGTCCGGAAAAACCGAAGCTGGCTTATTCATATTCAGGCAATTGAAAACATGCCACTGAGCTAAAGAAGGCTCTGTGACCTCCCTAAAGTATCCATCCCACACCGATATTCGAGGACAGGTATCTCAAAATTCGAGCATCAAAAATCCCTTCCCAGCGGAACCGCCGAGAAGGGAACCGTTATGTATGGAATCGGTATTATTCAGCTTGTTTCAGTTTGGCAGCGGGGAGCAATTCATCTCTCACCCACGCGAATTCGGGCGCAATCTCCAAAATTCGCTCGTAGGTGGCAACCGCATCATCCCATTTTTCAAGGGCCTCGTAGCTCTTTCCCACCCAAGCATAGGCATGCATATACATCCACGAGTTAGCAGCTCTAGTTGGATTCTCCTCAAATTGAGCGACCGCTTTCTTGTAGGCTCTCAATGCGGCTTTTTTATCCCCCCCAAAAAGACTTGGTGAATGGAAGCGCATGTTGCCGTTCTCTACCCATCCGATGGGTTCAAGTGTATCTTGCTTGGTAGCAATGTCCAAATATTTCATGGCGCGAGGTCCGAGAAAAATCGCTTTCGCGGGAGAGAGTCCCATTTTAAGCCCTAGCAGACCTCCCATAATGCCGTTGCCAGCACCTGAGGTTGGGCGTTTTTTGAGCAGCTTATCGAGCGTCTTTTCAGTCTCGTCGATGAGTTTTCCGGCTTTATCTCCTCCGCAATCATTGGCGATGCAGCCTCCACTCAATCCGTATTGAGCGATCGCAAGCTCTTGGAGGATCTGGACATCCTGATATCCGGATTCTGCATAGAGCATTTTCAATTGACTCACGGCTTCTTCCCATCCTGCTGGATTATTTTCCAGATAGGACTGGTAGAATAGATCTCTGGCTTGGACCACCGCTGGGTCCATCACCTGAGTCTGAGCTTTCGTTCGAAGGAAAATCGCCATACTGACCAATATTAACACGTACCTCAACATCTGCATAGGGGTATTTTGTTTAATCTATTGCCCCTAACTTTAAACAATAAGTCGATTAGTCACGAGAAAGTCAAGTCTTTGTAAAATTCCTTCTTTGAATTTCTACGCAAAGAATCACATAGTCGCATTGACTTTAAGCACTTGTTTGGGGCAAAAAATCTGGGCAATTTGTAGGAAGCCATAATCTCCAATAATCCGAAGAGATGCAATCATTGAAAGGAAAAACAGCTTTCATTACCGGCGCCAGTAGAGGCATCGGAGAAGCCATAGCCGTCAAACTCGGGTCTCTGGGTGCCCAAGTGGTAGTAGCTGCCAAGACCGACCAACCCCATCCCAAATTGCCCGGCACCATCCATACCGCCGTGACAAATATCGAATCAGCTGGAGGAGCAGGGCTCGGGGTGGTGATGGATGTGCGTAGTGAAGAGGCTGTCAAGTCTGCCATCGGTCAAGCCGTGGAAGTGTTTGGGGGAATCGACATACTCATCAACAATGCCAGCGCCATCCAATTGACGGATACCCTTTCTACTTCCATGAAGCGATTCGACCTGATGCATCAAGTCAATTTCCGGGGAACCTTCATGGTTTCTCAGGCGTGCATCCCTCATCTCAAGCGTGCCGAAAACCCCCATATCCTCAATATCTCCCCGCCGTTGAATCTGGATCAGAAGTGGTTTGCCCCTCATTTGGCCTATACCATGGCCAAGTATGGGATGAGTTTCTGTGTGCACGGTATGTCCACAGAATTCAAGAAGGATGGAATCGCGGTGAATGCCCTCTGGCCTGCCACGACCATTGCCACCGCTGCGGTCAACATGCTGGGCGGGGAGGCAATGATGCGCCGATCTCGAAAGCCAGAAATTATGGCAGATGCAGCTGCGGCCATTCTCCAACGAGACAGCACTCTTCATACAGGTCATTTCTACATCGATGAAGAAGTCCTCAAGGCGGAGGGAGTAGACCAGCTCGATGCCTATGCGGTGGACCCATCCCAAGAATTACTAATTGACTACTTCCTGTAAAATCGACACTCTCTAGGGAGGCAAGATCGAAGGTGAATGGGAAGGAACCTTTTGGGGGAATATGGGTTGATTGCAGAGGCAACCAAGAGGTTTCCATTCAACCCACATCTATGACCGAATCTGTCCACTCCCATGATCTGGTGGCAGTTGGTGAAGTCTTCATGGACTTTGTCAGCTCAGAAGCCGTCAATTCCCTCTCCGAGGTGGAATCCTATGTCCCATCTCCTGGAGGGTCTCCTGCACGATTGTGCAAGCACCTTGCAGCCCTCGGCCACCCAGTCAGTCTCGTCGCCTCTGTTGGGCTCGATTTTTTCGGAAATAGAATTCGGGAAGATCTGCGCGAGCACGGCGTGGATGCGAGTTTTGTCAGGGCAAAACCGCAGGCCCATACTTCTTTGGCTTTTTTTGCACCGAAAGCAGGAAAGCCCAACCAGATGGAGGTAATGGAAACCAGTATGGTCCGTCAGGCGGATTACCAAATCATGGATATCACTTGGGAGGAACTTGCCCAAACCAAGATCTTTCACACTACAGCTTTTGCTTTGGGGCGCCAACCTGCCAGGGCTTCCATCTGGGAGGGGGTATCCAAAGCTCGGCAGCGTGGGGCACTTCTGAGCATGGATTTCAATTTTTCCATCGAGCAGTGGCCCAATCTGGATGAAGCTCGTTCCGTCCTGAAGACCTTTTGCTTTTTCCGTCCCATCATCAAAATGAACAACGAGGAGTTCAAGAACATCTGGAGCGGAACCTCTTACACTTCGGCACAGGTCATCGATTCCTTGATGGAAGCGGGGGCAGAAGCAGTGGTATTCACCGATCGGATTCAAGGCAATCGTGTGTATTCGCAGTCTGAAGCAACCCAAGTATTTGACCCCATCCCTCCTGTAGAAGTTTCCAATCCACGTGCCTCTGGGGACGCATTTTGGGCTGGGTTTCTTTCCGCCAAACTTGCAGGCAAGTCCTTGAGTGATTGTGTGGAATGTGCCAATCAACAGGCCTTGAGTTTGCTTCAATCTTCGGGAGCCACTTCTTGAGGGTATTACTAGGGATCTTCCCTTTCGATCCTTTCAAAAACGAGCGGCGGCCCTCCTAAGAAGAGCCGCCGCTTGCTGAATAATATCTTGTGAATTAATCACATCCAAGATCCACCCGAGATTGGGGGTCACTGTTGGGCATACAATTGCCAGACTTCACGGATGCTGGATCATACCGATCCAGTTGTGGGTCATACAGAGCGTTGGTCAGGAAGGCTGTCAAGCGATCCACTTCCAGATCTGTCAATTCCACCTCTCCAAATTTGTGATAAAGATACTCGATCGGCATCTCCTGATTTTGGATGGCGCCGTTGTTCTGAGTCTTGTATTCAACCACTTCTCGAATGGAACGGAATGTAGCACCATGCCCGAAGAAATCCACGTCCTTGAGGTTGTAGAGCTGTGGCGTTTTGAATTTGTAGTACTCTCCTTCTCTTTGGGTGAATCCTCCTCTCCCGAGGTTTTTGGTATCTCCATCAAAGTCTCCATATACGCCGGGACCATCAAGATCTCCCATACCCAATGCATAAAACCCTTCAGAATTAAGTGCTGGGCTAGAATGGCAACTCACACAACGAGCCTTGCCAAAGAATAGCAATGCGCCTTGTTTCTCGTCTTCCTCGAGTGCATCCCAATCCCCTCTGAGCCATTCCTGAAAAGGTGCCTTGTTGGCCAAGAGAGTACGCTCATAAGCTGCAATGGCCAGACCTGCAGTCTCAGTCGTGTATCGCTCATCCGTGGAGAAGTTGGCGAAAATAGCATCGAACTGAGCCTTGTAACCCAATTCGTCCACCAATTGGGAATCCACATGCATCCTGTGAACCGAGAGACCGGCAATCGCCTGGGTTTCAATCCCGAAATATCCCTTGAAATTGGTTTCCAGCGGAGTACCTCTTGTCCATAGACGGGAGGTACCGGAGTTGGCTCCTCTGGCGCCGAATGAACCATCCCACAAAGTCACCTTCTGAAAAGCTGCGTTGAGGGAAGAGGGTGTTCTGATAGGTTGAATATCGAGGCTATCCACCTCATAATCCGGATTGGGAATCCGTCCTTCTCCAGCGACGCCAAACCCAATCCCGCCGTCTCCGATGCCTTGCTTGATGCCCGCCTGAAATCCCGCGGCGGAATGGTGGCAAGAAGCACAGGAAACCGTGTAATTGTTGCCTGTGAATTTCGAAGCATTCATCAGGCCGGTTTCGTTGTACAATTGTCGTCCCAGCTCGACCTTGGCGGACGTGATCGGATTTCGGTTGTCTTGAGGAATTTGTCCAAAGTTGTCGGATTCAGGCAAGATGAATGCAGAAAGTCCTTTGACACCTCCTACATCTTCAATCAGGTCCTCCAATTGGAGGTCCGTCAAATCGGGTTCTGTCCCCACCGGATCGGGCCCCTCTCCCAGGCAACCTGTCAACAGGCTCCCCATCAGCAGCAAGGCTCCACAGCTAATTCTTACGGTCATGTCAATCTTGAAAAGGTTTCCATACAGTCTGGCAATAAAAATGCCATCCTATTTCGATAATCAAATTATCAAATGAATATGCATTCTTACAGATATCGTAAATTACCCAAATACGCCAAACTGTTTCAGGGCGGCAGCGGCTACCACCACGATCAATAATCGGTGAATCCACTGGTCAGCATTAGGGACACGAGAGACAAACCTCACCCCGATAACGGCTCCTATGGACTGAAAAATCGCCATCAGGAATCCCAAGAGCCAGTTGACCTGGCCATTGTACCAAAAGGTCAGCAAAGCCGGAATACAGAAGGCAATCACTGCGAGGAGCTTCACGGCATTGGCCGAAGCGAGGTTGAATCCTGCGCGTAATACCAAGCCCGCCAAGAGCATAATTCCCACCCCAGCCTGTAAAAAGCCTCCATAAATCCCAATCAGGAACATGAGACCAATGGTCAGCGGGTGCTTGACCTTGGCCGGATCGAAGGTCGATTCACGAATCCAGCGCTTGGGATTCAACAGAAGGACCCCCAACATGAATACCATCAGACCACCGATGGCGTAATGCATAATCTCCTCGTTGAGATCGACTGCGATGAGCGATCCAAGGGTAGCCCCCAATGCCGACGGCACCAAGATCCACACCAACCCCTCGGTGGGAAGGTTTCCCGCCTTTTTGAAGCCGGCAACCCCAACCAGACTTTGGAGGAAAACTCCTACGCGATTGGTACCATTGGCTACCGAGGCCGGCAATCCGCAGACGTACATAAAAATAGGCAGCGTGACCAATGATCCGCTACCTGCCAGTGTATTGATGACTCCTGTCCCGATGCCGGCTACCACAAAAATGAGCCAGCCCATGGGATCGAGTGGATTTTCGAACGCAAGATTCATGTATCTCAAATTGAACGATTCCCCAGATTTGTTCAAGATCTGATCCGGGCAAGTTAGCCAAATAATCGAAGCAAGAAAGTCCCTCCCTGATAAGTTGTGCGGCTGGCACGTGTGGCGTGAGGGATCCGAAGGGGTAGTCGGAGGGGCATTATAGATCTTCTCTGGAAGGATGGACGACCCGCTCAGCTTGTTATGTCGAGGAAGCACGGATGGCCCTACGACCGTAGCCCGGAGGAGCCCGACCCCGCGACTAGCCTACCGAGCGCTGTACGTCTTCTCAGATCGCGGGGGCACGCCCAAAGCCGCCAAATGACCAAGCGTAAAAGGCCATCTCCGAAGAGACAGCCTTTCTTGAATGGTGATTGATATCTACGCTATGTCATTGTATTGACTATTCGACTTTCTGGAAAACGCTCGACAGCATTCCCTCCTCGGTCATCACTTGCAGATGGTAGGTGCCGCCTGCATCCACCTCGCTCAAGTCAATCTTCCAGGTAGTCTGGCCATTTCGGAGTTCAACATTCCCCGTCAATACGATTCGCCCTTGAAGATCCAAGATGCGGAAGGTGCCTGCTCCCATTTTGGAATCGGTGATTTTGGCCGTCAGTACCGAAGCTGCTGGCACCGGATACACGGTCAATTCTGGCTCACCTGCTTGCATGGTCCGAGGCGACGTTCCTCCACTGGACTGCGGAATAAACCCGGCATCGAATTGCGTGAACACCTGGCTTCCTTGAGTAGCTTGGAAGGTCGGAGTCATTCCATCGACCAAGGCAGCATCAGAATCCGCAGCAGGATTGGCGCCCTGGTTGGCTGGTGAACGACCATAATTGGCTGGCAATACAAATTCGAGTTTCACCGGAATATCAGCAGGAACCCCTGTGAAGGTGGCAAACCCGGAAAGGCCGGAAACGGTCGACTGTAGCTCTTGGCCATTGGCATCCAGCAACTTCACGAGTGCCCCAAAGATCGGCGTCTCTCCGGCATCTTGCTTTCCGTCTCCATCCAGATCTTTCCAGACATAGGCCTCTACTGCGGCTGGACCAAAGAATCCGGCGTCCACGGTATCGATGGTTCCATTGCCTCTATCCAATTGGAAGGCTGCGGTTTTGCCATCCGGAAGCTCTGCATCGGAGTCACGGTTCTGATCGAAGTATGTATTTTCCGGAGCGCGTGCATGACCGGATTTCGCATCGAATTGGAGTTTCACCGGAGCATCTGCCGGAACGCCTGTAAAGGTGGCAATTCCAGAACCGTCAGATACGGTTGATTGAAGCAGCTGATCATTGTTGTCCAGCAGTTTCACTGGAGATCCAGCGATTGGGGTTTCCCCTGCATCTTGCTTGCCATTGCCGTTCAGGTCGTTCCAGACGTAGGCGAGGATGGTACCGGGTGAATAGAATCCTGCATCTACATGTTCGAAGACTTGATTTCCCTGAGTCGCTTGGAAGAGGGCAGTCCTGCCATCTGCTGGATCTGCGTCGGAGTCAATGGCCGGATTGGACACGGCCATAAGCGGCGATCTTCCGTGTCCGGTCATATCTACAAATTCCAATTGGACAGGCTGGTCCGCGGGAACATCGGAGAATGCAATCTCTCCATTGGCATCGGTGGAGAGCAATTGAAGCTGTGCTCCTCCAGCATCGAGCAATTTGACCATCGCGCCCGGAATCCCCGGTTCTCCGGCATCTTGTTTTCCATTTCCATTGGTGTCGTCCCAAACTCGGGATTCAACCGTGCCCGGAGACAAGAACCCTGCATCGTACTGGATGAGGAATTTCTTGGCCTTGGTCGTGAAGACAATGGTTTGGCTGGTAGTTGGATCTACATCGGAGTCGTTGTAGTCGCCAAGGCTTTGGTCCAGTCCTGCGAATCCATGATCCACCGGACGCACGAATTCAAGCTTCACCTGAAGTCCTCCCTGAAGATCCACGAAGTTGATGTAGCCTTTGGAATTGGTCGTGCCTTGTTCGAGTACTTGATTGGTAGGCGAAAGGAGTTTCACCACCACGTCTGGAATGCCCGGCTCGAAGCCGTCCTGCTTTCCATTGCCATTTTGATCATCCCACACATAGGAGGTAATATGGGCCAGATTGGGATCATAGGCCAGCAAACAGTCTGCTTCTTTATCTTGGTTGATATCCAGTTCAGGGAATCCACAGCCACAATCCCCCGGGGCGATTTTGTCCGCATCCGCTGGACAAAGGTCATCACAATCGAGTGTTCCGTCGCCATCACTGTCGACATCTGCCACCCCACAGCCGCAAGCTCCTGCGACGATCTTGTTCGGATCGCTTGGGCATTCATCCAAACAATCTAGTGTGCCGTCACCGTCCGTGTCTGTATCCGCTACGCCACACCCGCAGTTTCCAGCGGCAATTTTGTTCGGGTCAGTCGGGCAGGCATCCGCGCAGTCGGCGGTGCCATCGCCGTCCGTGTCTGTATCCGCCACGCCACAGCCGCAATCTCCAGCGGCGATCTTGTTTGGATCGGCCGGACAGGCATCCGCACAATCGGCGGTCCCATCACCGTCTGAATCCGTATCAGCCACGCCACAGCCGCAATCTCCAGCGACGATCTTGTTCGGGTCGGTCGGGCAGGCGTCAGCGCAGTCGGCGGTCCCA is a window from the Pontibacter sp. G13 genome containing:
- a CDS encoding tetratricopeptide repeat protein, which produces MAIFLRTKAQTQVMDPAVVQARDLFYQSYLENNPAGWEEAVSQLKMLYAESGYQDVQILQELAIAQYGLSGGCIANDCGGDKAGKLIDETEKTLDKLLKKRPTSGAGNGIMGGLLGLKMGLSPAKAIFLGPRAMKYLDIATKQDTLEPIGWVENGNMRFHSPSLFGGDKKAALRAYKKAVAQFEENPTRAANSWMYMHAYAWVGKSYEALEKWDDAVATYERILEIAPEFAWVRDELLPAAKLKQAE
- a CDS encoding NAD(P)-dependent oxidoreductase; the encoded protein is MQSLKGKTAFITGASRGIGEAIAVKLGSLGAQVVVAAKTDQPHPKLPGTIHTAVTNIESAGGAGLGVVMDVRSEEAVKSAIGQAVEVFGGIDILINNASAIQLTDTLSTSMKRFDLMHQVNFRGTFMVSQACIPHLKRAENPHILNISPPLNLDQKWFAPHLAYTMAKYGMSFCVHGMSTEFKKDGIAVNALWPATTIATAAVNMLGGEAMMRRSRKPEIMADAAAAILQRDSTLHTGHFYIDEEVLKAEGVDQLDAYAVDPSQELLIDYFL
- a CDS encoding PfkB family carbohydrate kinase; its protein translation is MTESVHSHDLVAVGEVFMDFVSSEAVNSLSEVESYVPSPGGSPARLCKHLAALGHPVSLVASVGLDFFGNRIREDLREHGVDASFVRAKPQAHTSLAFFAPKAGKPNQMEVMETSMVRQADYQIMDITWEELAQTKIFHTTAFALGRQPARASIWEGVSKARQRGALLSMDFNFSIEQWPNLDEARSVLKTFCFFRPIIKMNNEEFKNIWSGTSYTSAQVIDSLMEAGAEAVVFTDRIQGNRVYSQSEATQVFDPIPPVEVSNPRASGDAFWAGFLSAKLAGKSLSDCVECANQQALSLLQSSGATS
- a CDS encoding cytochrome c peroxidase, translated to MTVRISCGALLLMGSLLTGCLGEGPDPVGTEPDLTDLQLEDLIEDVGGVKGLSAFILPESDNFGQIPQDNRNPITSAKVELGRQLYNETGLMNASKFTGNNYTVSCASCHHSAAGFQAGIKQGIGDGGIGFGVAGEGRIPNPDYEVDSLDIQPIRTPSSLNAAFQKVTLWDGSFGARGANSGTSRLWTRGTPLETNFKGYFGIETQAIAGLSVHRMHVDSQLVDELGYKAQFDAIFANFSTDERYTTETAGLAIAAYERTLLANKAPFQEWLRGDWDALEEDEKQGALLFFGKARCVSCHSSPALNSEGFYALGMGDLDGPGVYGDFDGDTKNLGRGGFTQREGEYYKFKTPQLYNLKDVDFFGHGATFRSIREVVEYKTQNNGAIQNQEMPIEYLYHKFGEVELTDLEVDRLTAFLTNALYDPQLDRYDPASVKSGNCMPNSDPQSRVDLGCD
- a CDS encoding sulfite exporter TauE/SafE family protein; this encodes MNLAFENPLDPMGWLIFVVAGIGTGVINTLAGSGSLVTLPIFMYVCGLPASVANGTNRVGVFLQSLVGVAGFKKAGNLPTEGLVWILVPSALGATLGSLIAVDLNEEIMHYAIGGLMVFMLGVLLLNPKRWIRESTFDPAKVKHPLTIGLMFLIGIYGGFLQAGVGIMLLAGLVLRAGFNLASANAVKLLAVIAFCIPALLTFWYNGQVNWLLGFLMAIFQSIGAVIGVRFVSRVPNADQWIHRLLIVVVAAAALKQFGVFG